In Candidatus Berkelbacteria bacterium, the following are encoded in one genomic region:
- the lepA gene encoding elongation factor 4, which translates to MAIRNFAIIAHIDHGKSTLADRLLEKTGTVKVGSGDQLLDTMELEREKGITIKLNPARMFYEHDGEKYQLNLIDTPGHVDFGYEVSRSLAAVEGVLLLVDASQGIQAQTLTNLHLAEDSHLVIIPVVNKIDLPHAQSEETAEQLVKALKCAEDDICFVSGKTGEGVEELLEAIAKRIPPPRPNPDEPLQALVFDSFFDVFLGVVAYVKVVSGNLKKNQPLLMKATGAAFDCLQSGYLQIKRIDNGHLDSGEIGYVATGLKTVHDCRVGDTIVASGTTSALPGYKTSKPMIYASFFPEPGKERELTVALDKLKLSDASLSYEPVSSKALGPGYSIGFLGLLHLEIIKERLNREFDIDILVTTPSVAYKQEEGQWMEPWVELEVVCPREHYGAVSDLVAQSRAVFVDVEYVADRVVCRYETPLSEVISDFYDKLKSVTSGYASMDYQLKDYRAADLVAVDLLVAGDKIDALTQYMVRSKAESYGRNLVQKLKELIPRQNFEVTLQAAIGGKIIARSDISAVRKDVTAKLYGGDVTRKNKLLDKQKKGKKRLRTLGRVEVPSEVFVELLRK; encoded by the coding sequence ATGGCGATTCGCAATTTCGCAATCATCGCTCATATCGATCACGGCAAATCGACACTTGCCGATCGTCTGCTGGAAAAAACCGGAACGGTCAAAGTTGGTAGCGGAGATCAGCTGCTCGATACGATGGAATTAGAGCGGGAAAAAGGCATTACGATTAAGCTGAACCCGGCTCGGATGTTTTACGAGCATGACGGCGAGAAGTACCAGTTAAACCTAATCGATACCCCGGGGCACGTAGATTTCGGCTATGAAGTTTCCCGTTCTCTGGCTGCGGTCGAAGGCGTCCTCTTGTTGGTCGATGCCAGCCAAGGCATCCAGGCCCAGACCCTAACCAACCTTCATCTAGCCGAAGATAGTCACTTAGTTATTATTCCAGTGGTTAATAAAATAGATCTGCCGCACGCTCAAAGCGAAGAAACTGCCGAGCAACTTGTGAAGGCGTTGAAGTGCGCGGAAGACGATATCTGTTTCGTTTCAGGCAAAACAGGTGAGGGCGTGGAAGAGTTACTGGAGGCGATCGCCAAAAGAATTCCGCCACCTAGACCAAATCCAGACGAACCGCTTCAAGCTCTAGTTTTTGATTCCTTTTTCGACGTTTTTCTTGGTGTGGTAGCGTACGTGAAAGTTGTCAGCGGCAATTTAAAGAAGAATCAGCCGCTATTAATGAAGGCGACTGGCGCCGCCTTTGATTGCTTACAGTCTGGCTACTTACAAATAAAAAGAATCGACAACGGTCATTTAGATAGCGGCGAGATCGGTTATGTCGCTACGGGCTTAAAGACGGTTCATGACTGCCGGGTTGGAGACACGATTGTTGCCTCTGGTACGACGAGCGCCCTGCCGGGCTACAAGACGTCAAAACCAATGATTTATGCTTCGTTTTTCCCAGAGCCTGGCAAAGAGCGGGAACTAACGGTGGCGCTAGATAAACTTAAGCTTTCCGATGCGTCGCTTTCCTACGAGCCAGTTAGCTCAAAAGCCTTGGGTCCGGGCTACAGCATCGGGTTCTTGGGGTTGCTTCACTTGGAAATAATAAAAGAAAGACTAAACAGAGAGTTTGACATCGATATCCTCGTTACGACACCCTCAGTAGCCTACAAACAGGAAGAAGGGCAATGGATGGAGCCGTGGGTGGAGCTTGAAGTTGTTTGTCCCCGGGAGCATTACGGTGCCGTAAGCGACCTTGTCGCCCAAAGCCGAGCCGTATTCGTCGACGTTGAATACGTTGCCGACAGAGTCGTCTGTCGTTACGAGACGCCGCTCTCAGAGGTGATCAGCGATTTCTACGACAAACTTAAATCGGTCACTTCTGGCTACGCCTCGATGGATTACCAGCTAAAAGACTATCGCGCGGCGGATCTCGTCGCTGTTGATTTACTTGTTGCGGGTGACAAGATCGATGCCTTAACTCAGTACATGGTTCGTTCCAAGGCCGAATCCTATGGTCGAAATCTTGTCCAAAAACTGAAAGAGCTAATTCCCCGCCAGAATTTTGAGGTCACTTTGCAGGCAGCAATTGGCGGCAAAATAATTGCCCGCAGCGATATATCGGCCGTTCGCAAAGACGTGACTGCCAAACTCTACGGCGGCGACGTGACACGTAAAAACAAGCTATTAGACAAGCAAAAGAAAGGTAAGAAACGACTGCGGACTCTGGGACGGGTCGAAGTGCCGAGCGAAGTTTTCGTTGAATTGTTGCGTAAGTAA
- a CDS encoding fructose-bisphosphatase class II, whose protein sequence is MFNSKDPIISLWPQLIGAVNAGALATADSIGDGDKENSDHLAVEAINAVMDGIEMDGQIVIGEGERDNAPMLYIGQKVGTGSGPKVSIAIDPLEGTGPCAKGQRGAICILACGDADGIIGAADGYMDKLAVGPDLVDVVNPTATIAENIEAMAQRLDRETRGITVAVLDRMRNQSTIDQIRKTRARVTLITDGDLSEVINAMVAGHDTDAVMGSGGSPEGHIGACVAKCMGGSHWGRYLHPDELAEFPKDRGKLSDNYCDRMLEMGIEFNRYYTTNELAPSQRIVVAIAHVTHGVLRGEAVKRFSHGHVIHWSAMGCEDGIRYLIPPSRIVTIDHPKKAFRL, encoded by the coding sequence TTGTTTAATAGTAAAGATCCAATCATCAGCCTTTGGCCACAACTCATCGGTGCCGTCAACGCTGGAGCACTGGCCACCGCCGACAGTATCGGTGACGGCGACAAAGAGAACTCAGACCACCTCGCCGTTGAGGCAATCAACGCGGTGATGGATGGGATTGAGATGGACGGCCAAATCGTCATCGGAGAGGGTGAGCGCGACAACGCGCCAATGCTCTACATTGGCCAAAAGGTCGGTACCGGTTCTGGCCCCAAGGTCAGCATCGCCATCGACCCACTTGAGGGTACTGGGCCATGTGCCAAAGGCCAACGAGGGGCAATCTGTATTTTGGCTTGTGGCGATGCGGATGGCATCATCGGGGCAGCCGATGGCTACATGGACAAGCTTGCCGTTGGGCCTGATCTTGTTGATGTCGTCAATCCGACTGCAACAATCGCCGAGAACATCGAAGCGATGGCCCAACGTCTCGACCGAGAAACTCGCGGCATTACTGTCGCCGTCCTCGATCGCATGCGCAACCAATCCACCATCGACCAGATTCGGAAGACCAGGGCACGAGTGACGCTGATCACCGACGGTGACCTGTCCGAGGTCATCAACGCAATGGTGGCCGGTCACGACACTGATGCGGTCATGGGCAGCGGCGGATCTCCCGAAGGGCATATCGGCGCCTGCGTCGCCAAGTGTATGGGCGGCTCTCATTGGGGACGCTACCTTCATCCTGACGAGTTGGCCGAATTCCCCAAGGATCGAGGCAAGCTCTCCGACAACTACTGCGACCGAATGCTTGAAATGGGTATCGAGTTTAACCGTTACTACACGACGAACGAACTCGCGCCTAGCCAACGGATTGTAGTCGCCATCGCCCACGTCACACACGGCGTATTACGCGGAGAAGCGGTCAAACGCTTTAGCCACGGACACGTCATTCACTGGTCGGCGATGGGTTGCGAAGACGGCATTCGCTACCTGATCCCACCCTCCAGGATCGTAACAATCGATCACCCGAAGAAGGCATTTCGCCTTTAG
- a CDS encoding FAD-dependent thymidylate synthase has protein sequence MAKSSETENPFVKFVPVISDEGYAYLDAIVTNTRDQVYSFTDKLSPAIIGAAMARLSRRAGDLRMTLIEEFSQTGEEDAEALFDRVITAYGDDSVQQLAGAYFVVEGASNLLTKALEWGRFTSPLEQSTRYIFFDSRDINGRYLYFTPTNLPSEIAQDYNQTMDEIFNLYSSMVRGLAAHLRVKNPEPADRKERTAWLNSTRATACDAIRTVLPAATKSTVGIFASAQAIEYLVMRLLSEDLEEFRTVGTKTLAECRKVIRPFLKRADVPERGGAITAFLSNTRTNLRQFAERNLTSNDKLRTSDGDVMLLDHWPKNEEELLAEMLFAYSDLPQKEIRRQVQKWPQKKVDQLFKLYCGERLNRRHKPGRAFEKAHFEWEILNDYGTFRDLQRHRVVDGEEWQRLTPDYGYHIPALVKEGGYEEEFTKCFELSYELYQRLRSSGFEAEAQYATLLGHKMRYRYIFNARALFHFLELRTGPDGHPGYRRICLKMYEQFAKVYPRIAKAMKFINSREDPELTRLAAERAAQYKLEKLGQQALSSE, from the coding sequence ATGGCCAAATCCTCCGAAACAGAAAATCCGTTCGTAAAATTTGTTCCAGTAATTAGCGACGAGGGTTACGCCTACTTAGACGCCATCGTCACTAACACGCGAGACCAAGTCTATTCGTTCACCGACAAACTCTCGCCAGCGATCATTGGCGCCGCTATGGCCAGGCTTAGCCGAAGAGCAGGCGACCTGCGGATGACGCTGATTGAGGAATTTTCACAAACCGGCGAGGAAGACGCGGAGGCACTGTTTGATCGCGTTATTACCGCTTACGGTGATGACTCCGTTCAGCAGCTTGCGGGCGCGTACTTCGTGGTTGAGGGCGCTTCGAACTTACTGACCAAAGCCTTGGAATGGGGTCGATTTACTTCGCCACTCGAACAATCAACGCGCTACATTTTCTTTGACTCACGTGACATCAATGGCCGCTACCTGTATTTCACGCCGACCAATCTGCCAAGCGAAATTGCTCAGGATTATAACCAGACGATGGATGAGATCTTCAATCTTTATTCATCGATGGTCCGAGGACTAGCGGCTCATTTACGCGTCAAGAATCCCGAGCCGGCGGATCGCAAAGAACGTACCGCCTGGCTAAACTCTACCCGCGCTACGGCCTGTGACGCTATCCGGACAGTATTGCCGGCAGCTACAAAATCAACCGTGGGGATTTTTGCCAGCGCCCAAGCGATTGAGTACCTCGTGATGCGCCTGTTGAGCGAAGATTTAGAGGAGTTCCGCACAGTCGGTACTAAAACCCTGGCCGAGTGTCGTAAAGTAATACGGCCATTTTTGAAACGGGCCGATGTGCCGGAACGTGGTGGGGCGATCACCGCCTTCCTCTCCAACACTCGTACTAATTTAAGGCAATTCGCCGAGCGCAACCTCACAAGCAACGACAAGCTCCGCACCAGCGATGGCGACGTGATGCTCCTTGATCACTGGCCAAAAAATGAGGAGGAACTACTAGCAGAAATGCTTTTCGCGTACTCAGACTTACCGCAAAAAGAGATCCGACGCCAAGTGCAAAAATGGCCGCAGAAAAAAGTTGACCAGCTATTTAAGTTGTATTGTGGCGAGCGCTTGAACCGCCGACATAAGCCAGGCCGGGCGTTTGAGAAAGCTCATTTTGAATGGGAGATCTTAAATGACTACGGGACTTTTCGCGATCTGCAGCGCCACCGCGTTGTCGACGGCGAGGAGTGGCAGCGCCTCACGCCTGACTACGGTTATCATATTCCCGCGCTCGTGAAAGAAGGCGGCTACGAAGAAGAGTTTACAAAATGTTTCGAGCTGTCTTACGAGCTCTATCAGCGTTTAAGGTCATCTGGTTTTGAAGCCGAGGCGCAGTACGCAACCCTACTTGGACATAAAATGCGCTATCGCTATATCTTCAACGCTCGGGCGCTATTTCACTTCTTAGAACTCCGCACCGGTCCCGACGGTCACCCCGGCTATCGCCGTATTTGCTTAAAAATGTACGAGCAATTCGCCAAAGTTTATCCGCGGATCGCCAAGGCGATGAAATTTATTAATAGTCGCGAAGATCCGGAGCTGACCCGCTTGGCCGCGGAGCGTGCGGCGCAGTACAAACTTGAAAAACTAGGCCAACAAGCGCTATCTAGCGAATAA
- a CDS encoding thymidylate kinase, whose product MAKGKVIVFGGNDGVGKRTQTQLFVERLNKSGRISPAKAIFYTFPDYDSFWGGLVSRYLGRGEALDEVIAGDPLQASMLYELDRRVVAVNSMIPELKKGNWVVCDRYVESNLAHQTVKFKNKKEQEHFIKVLTYLQHEYFELPKPDLVLILTLPAAVRAEQTEKRRREFMAKSGGKTHAQVAERDRHEQDLAYMESVNSYYPKLARRFNWPIVDCSKNGEQLSREEISDKVWRIVSKKYHFA is encoded by the coding sequence ATGGCTAAAGGTAAAGTGATCGTTTTCGGCGGCAATGATGGGGTTGGCAAACGGACGCAAACTCAACTCTTCGTTGAAAGACTGAATAAGTCGGGACGGATTTCGCCCGCCAAGGCAATTTTCTACACCTTCCCCGATTACGATAGCTTTTGGGGCGGTCTAGTAAGCCGTTATTTGGGGAGAGGCGAAGCGCTGGATGAAGTCATCGCCGGCGATCCGCTGCAGGCAAGTATGCTCTATGAGCTCGACCGCCGTGTTGTTGCCGTCAACTCAATGATCCCTGAATTAAAGAAAGGCAATTGGGTGGTTTGTGATCGTTACGTCGAATCCAATTTGGCGCATCAAACGGTCAAGTTTAAAAACAAGAAGGAACAGGAGCACTTCATTAAAGTTCTAACCTATTTGCAGCACGAGTATTTCGAGCTGCCTAAGCCAGATTTGGTTTTGATCTTGACACTACCGGCAGCGGTGCGCGCTGAACAAACCGAAAAACGAAGACGAGAATTCATGGCCAAAAGTGGAGGCAAGACGCATGCTCAGGTCGCCGAACGCGACCGACACGAGCAAGACTTAGCTTACATGGAGAGCGTTAATAGTTATTACCCGAAGTTAGCTAGGCGTTTCAATTGGCCAATTGTAGATTGTTCTAAGAACGGTGAGCAACTGAGCCGTGAGGAAATTAGCGATAAAGTTTGGCGTATTGTATCCAAGAAGTATCACTTTGCTTGA
- a CDS encoding HD domain-containing protein: MPKVSDINFLFEVGTLRHVQRTWRQFLGADFANVSEHTFRLMWVALLIASKEKEVNGEKLLKMALVHDLPESRTGDVHYVSRLYTTRNEQLAINDMLASTSLKEFVDIWEEYERFDCIEAKIVKDADTLDVELELREQQVHGSPLKKLWGARRRQQVKGHKLYTKTAKTLWDEIENADPHAWHFQARNRHNSGDWKR; this comes from the coding sequence ATGCCAAAGGTTAGTGATATTAACTTTCTCTTCGAAGTAGGGACTCTGCGTCATGTGCAACGGACATGGCGTCAGTTTTTAGGAGCCGATTTTGCCAACGTCAGCGAACACACTTTCCGTCTGATGTGGGTTGCTCTGCTCATTGCGTCCAAGGAAAAAGAAGTAAACGGCGAGAAGCTCTTGAAAATGGCTCTAGTGCACGATCTCCCCGAGTCTCGCACGGGGGACGTACATTACGTTTCTCGGCTCTACACAACGCGAAACGAGCAATTGGCTATTAACGATATGCTGGCCTCTACTTCGCTTAAAGAGTTCGTCGATATCTGGGAAGAATACGAACGGTTCGATTGCATCGAAGCGAAAATTGTCAAAGACGCTGACACCTTGGACGTTGAACTCGAACTCCGGGAGCAACAAGTCCACGGTAGCCCTCTAAAAAAGTTGTGGGGTGCGCGACGACGACAACAAGTTAAAGGACACAAACTCTATACTAAAACCGCTAAGACTCTTTGGGACGAGATCGAGAACGCCGATCCGCACGCTTGGCATTTCCAAGCGCGAAACCGCCACAACTCTGGGGACTGGAAACGATGA
- a CDS encoding MGMT family protein, giving the protein MFASKVVKIIKSIPRGKVATYGQVAALAGTPRAAIVVGQILHHQTEVYNLPWQRVINSKGMISTTCLEHPPAMQAGLLQEDGVTVSEQNGQFWVDLKKYGWQAGM; this is encoded by the coding sequence ATGTTCGCCTCTAAGGTAGTGAAAATAATCAAATCGATTCCACGGGGCAAAGTTGCTACGTACGGGCAGGTCGCGGCGCTTGCCGGCACACCCCGAGCAGCAATTGTTGTGGGGCAGATCCTTCATCATCAAACGGAAGTCTATAACTTGCCGTGGCAAAGGGTAATCAATTCTAAAGGCATGATTTCCACAACTTGCCTAGAGCACCCGCCAGCCATGCAGGCCGGGTTATTACAAGAAGATGGCGTTACCGTGTCCGAACAAAACGGCCAGTTTTGGGTAGACTTAAAGAAGTACGGTTGGCAGGCGGGAATGTAA
- a CDS encoding DUF192 domain-containing protein, protein MNKKILISVVTLLAFGLIFAFLYRAFSGPASFRAYENDARQVQKKVSLVTINNRNYNAEVAKTTEEQALGLSGRDSMPETDAMIFPFSPPQTVPFWMKDMRFALDIVWIANGKVIGVEKNAPPPKIGAQPQDLPNYRPPAPVDYVLELNAGQSQYFNVGDAVTILELNQI, encoded by the coding sequence ATGAACAAAAAAATCCTCATTAGCGTTGTGACGCTACTGGCTTTTGGCCTGATTTTCGCGTTCCTCTACCGGGCATTCAGTGGTCCGGCAAGTTTTCGCGCTTATGAGAACGATGCGCGGCAAGTTCAAAAGAAGGTGAGTTTGGTGACGATTAATAATCGTAACTATAACGCCGAGGTTGCTAAAACTACTGAGGAACAAGCTCTGGGATTATCCGGTCGCGACTCAATGCCAGAGACCGACGCAATGATCTTCCCCTTTTCGCCGCCTCAAACCGTACCTTTCTGGATGAAAGACATGCGGTTTGCGCTTGATATTGTCTGGATTGCCAACGGCAAGGTCATTGGCGTTGAAAAGAACGCGCCGCCGCCAAAAATTGGTGCCCAGCCTCAAGATTTGCCAAATTATCGCCCACCGGCGCCGGTAGATTACGTTCTCGAGCTTAACGCTGGGCAAAGCCAGTACTTCAACGTTGGTGACGCGGTTACGATTCTTGAACTCAATCAGATTTAA
- a CDS encoding ZIP family metal transporter, producing the protein MSNAWFATIASVTVVSLVSLIGAFVIAVHDRRSEDEEYSPFMHFLIALAVGALLGDAMIHLLPEAFAEAGQIASLYVGGGFIVFLILEKFLHWRHHHRQQVKNRIEPVGVMNLVGDGLHNFIDGALIAASYLISFPIGLATTIAVVLHEIPQELGDYAILRSAGFSKRSAIFFNFVSALFAIVGAVVVLSTTINVIATAPLILAFTAGGFIYIVLILLKKLGEELTASRTFGHIASIVLGILLMWALKFIE; encoded by the coding sequence ATGTCGAATGCCTGGTTTGCCACAATTGCGTCTGTGACAGTTGTCAGTCTTGTCTCTTTGATCGGAGCATTCGTTATCGCTGTTCATGACCGCAGGAGTGAGGATGAAGAATATTCGCCCTTCATGCATTTTCTGATTGCTCTGGCCGTTGGCGCCCTACTCGGTGACGCAATGATCCACCTTTTACCTGAGGCATTTGCCGAGGCCGGACAAATAGCCTCACTCTATGTTGGCGGCGGGTTCATTGTCTTTCTTATTCTGGAGAAGTTCCTACACTGGCGTCATCACCATCGGCAACAAGTTAAAAACCGTATTGAGCCTGTCGGCGTGATGAACCTAGTTGGTGACGGCCTCCACAATTTTATTGACGGAGCGCTAATTGCCGCTTCGTATCTAATATCCTTTCCAATCGGCTTGGCAACCACAATTGCCGTCGTCTTGCACGAGATTCCGCAAGAGTTAGGCGATTACGCCATCCTGCGCAGTGCCGGGTTCAGTAAGCGCTCGGCCATCTTCTTTAACTTCGTATCCGCCTTGTTCGCTATCGTTGGTGCCGTCGTCGTACTCTCGACGACAATTAATGTTATCGCTACCGCGCCCCTCATACTTGCGTTCACGGCGGGTGGATTCATCTATATCGTCCTAATTCTATTGAAAAAACTTGGCGAAGAACTAACGGCCAGTCGGACGTTTGGACATATTGCCTCTATCGTCCTCGGCATCCTACTGATGTGGGCGTTGAAGTTTATCGAGTAA
- the rny gene encoding ribonuclease Y produces MTPLTIAILAGLGGLAVGYVVRQVLLTRSQEEVEAKRKEILLAAKEEALKLKEEGKKELEDKSKDITKAEAQLRERESSIERRMEKIEAEKADLEVQAQDLEASRQEVSRLREQEETELEKLAKLNKEDARELLLGKIEKDYSDDMIRKIRSMRETMKKHWEQEAREIITTVIERMATEQTAEMTVTSVSLPNDEIKGKIIGKEGRNIQAFEKATGVDLVIDETPETVLISSFDPIRRAVAVKALQALIKDGRIQPTKIEELVKKAQDQVEDEIREAGEAAVQEVGITGLHQELIRLLGSMKFRTSYGQNQLAHAIEVAHIAALLAKEVGADVNITKKGALLHDIGKAISHEYEGSHIEAGVELARKYGLSEEVVHCIEASHEEVDAKSLEAILSRTADAISSARPGARRESTEQHIKRMTELENIANSFTGVEKSFAIQAGREIRVLVRPEQIDDLTAMKLARDIANKIEADLQYPGTVKVNVIRETRFAELAR; encoded by the coding sequence ATGACACCGTTAACAATCGCCATCCTGGCAGGGCTGGGGGGTCTTGCGGTTGGCTATGTTGTGCGTCAAGTGCTTTTGACAAGGAGCCAGGAGGAAGTCGAAGCTAAGCGCAAAGAAATTCTCCTTGCTGCGAAAGAAGAGGCTCTTAAACTAAAAGAAGAAGGCAAAAAAGAGCTCGAAGATAAATCTAAAGACATCACCAAGGCCGAGGCCCAACTGCGGGAGCGGGAATCTTCTATCGAGCGTCGGATGGAAAAGATCGAGGCCGAGAAGGCCGATCTGGAAGTTCAAGCCCAAGATCTCGAAGCTAGTCGTCAGGAAGTTAGTCGGTTGCGGGAGCAGGAAGAGACTGAACTAGAAAAACTTGCCAAATTAAACAAAGAGGACGCCCGCGAACTGTTGCTCGGCAAAATTGAAAAAGATTACTCCGACGACATGATCCGTAAGATTCGTTCGATGCGCGAGACCATGAAGAAACACTGGGAGCAAGAAGCGCGCGAAATCATCACTACCGTTATCGAACGCATGGCGACAGAACAGACTGCTGAAATGACAGTCACTTCCGTTTCTCTGCCAAACGATGAGATAAAAGGCAAAATTATCGGTAAAGAAGGTCGCAATATTCAGGCATTCGAGAAAGCAACGGGCGTTGATTTGGTAATCGATGAAACGCCAGAGACGGTCCTTATTTCAAGCTTCGATCCGATCCGCCGCGCAGTGGCCGTTAAAGCCCTGCAAGCATTAATAAAAGACGGCCGGATTCAGCCAACTAAAATTGAGGAACTTGTTAAAAAAGCTCAAGACCAAGTTGAAGACGAAATCCGCGAAGCTGGAGAGGCCGCCGTACAGGAGGTTGGTATTACCGGTCTGCACCAGGAGTTGATCAGACTGCTTGGCTCAATGAAGTTTCGTACTAGTTACGGTCAGAACCAGTTAGCCCACGCGATTGAAGTTGCTCATATTGCCGCGCTTCTTGCCAAAGAAGTTGGCGCCGATGTGAATATCACCAAAAAGGGTGCGTTACTGCACGATATCGGTAAAGCAATTTCCCACGAGTACGAAGGCTCGCACATTGAGGCCGGCGTTGAACTGGCCCGCAAGTACGGCTTAAGCGAAGAGGTTGTCCATTGTATTGAGGCTAGCCACGAAGAAGTTGACGCCAAATCATTGGAAGCGATCTTGTCGCGCACAGCTGATGCAATTTCATCGGCTCGCCCTGGAGCTCGTCGCGAATCCACGGAGCAACATATAAAACGAATGACTGAGCTAGAGAATATTGCTAACTCATTCACTGGAGTTGAGAAATCATTCGCTATTCAAGCTGGCCGCGAGATCCGCGTTTTGGTGCGCCCAGAGCAGATTGATGATCTGACAGCCATGAAGCTAGCGCGTGATATAGCCAATAAAATTGAAGCCGACTTACAATACCCGGGCACGGTTAAAGTCAACGTAATTCGCGAGACGCGGTTTGCCGAACTAGCCCGCTAG
- a CDS encoding HU family DNA-binding protein, giving the protein MDKAELAKKLASKSRLNEKEATEFIESFTEVMAEYFKKGEKVVIAEFGSFTIGDNKTVQFNPSAKLKDLVG; this is encoded by the coding sequence ATGGATAAAGCCGAACTAGCGAAAAAACTCGCTTCCAAGTCGCGCCTCAACGAGAAAGAAGCCACCGAATTTATCGAGTCGTTTACAGAAGTCATGGCCGAATACTTCAAAAAGGGTGAAAAAGTAGTGATTGCCGAGTTTGGCAGTTTCACGATTGGTGACAATAAAACAGTTCAGTTCAACCCATCAGCCAAGCTCAAGGATTTAGTCGGTTAG
- the truB gene encoding tRNA pseudouridine(55) synthase TruB, translating into MNIPPSGKLFAIYKPKGPSSHDVLYPLKRKYKGEKVGHAGTLDPLASGVLVVAVGRQATKKLHLAEFSEKEYVTTIKLGAYSTTDDDEGGKEDIAVSEAPSLDTVKRAVRSFVGQISQVPPQFSAVKKAGQPAYKGARRGERVELAPRPVEVKGIDIIEYNWPLLKLRVVTGRGVYIRSLARDIGKALKTGGFVLELERTRVGNFRREDAIESL; encoded by the coding sequence ATGAATATTCCGCCAAGCGGCAAACTTTTCGCGATCTACAAACCTAAAGGACCAAGCTCCCACGACGTTTTGTACCCGCTCAAGCGCAAGTATAAAGGTGAAAAAGTCGGCCATGCCGGCACGCTTGACCCGCTTGCAAGTGGGGTATTAGTTGTTGCCGTAGGGCGTCAAGCCACTAAAAAGCTCCACTTGGCAGAATTTTCGGAAAAAGAATATGTCACCACCATTAAACTTGGTGCTTACAGTACAACTGACGACGACGAGGGGGGAAAAGAAGACATTGCTGTCTCGGAAGCTCCCTCGCTCGATACAGTGAAACGCGCTGTTCGCAGTTTTGTAGGGCAGATCAGCCAAGTTCCGCCACAATTTAGTGCCGTTAAGAAAGCTGGCCAGCCGGCCTATAAGGGGGCGCGACGTGGCGAGCGGGTCGAGCTCGCGCCACGGCCAGTGGAAGTTAAGGGCATAGATATCATTGAATATAATTGGCCGCTGTTGAAGCTGCGCGTCGTGACTGGTCGCGGCGTTTATATCCGCTCTCTCGCTCGCGATATTGGCAAGGCGCTAAAAACGGGTGGTTTTGTACTCGAGCTTGAGCGGACACGTGTTGGGAATTTCCGTCGAGAAGATGCAATAGAGAGTCTCTAA